The proteins below come from a single Miscanthus floridulus cultivar M001 chromosome 1, ASM1932011v1, whole genome shotgun sequence genomic window:
- the LOC136464305 gene encoding uncharacterized protein encodes MEQVMELLDLIKGVELRGELVAASFIVRRIQPCKERAHPAFNYKVGHKEQRPSTAPIRLLREEVVVVEEENTTREIKRLKSTVAGVMTQIEGIARTAKQRHQLMKRMEPLAEENKKLREALNLLEKSIKRAQREWDLAESNSQDLEHQKVVLSEQLTAASKQLKKKSEQLSIVTEELKNMSEQLSKKTGELKKQDAELSQLRQTVEQIRQDKVKELERANKLAKELKDYRHKAKAQFDVLVQEAKVQKDNFNTVTAVIKPVLDCVDIEPAPCPDGRQQGLDTIIQRCKAAWENFKNFNRDAVMTAATHALVVVRSHYPSVDIQLIGGGFAKGLSDVETQQLEDDVEDAAKMLVGDIDLFGKTEGVGEA; translated from the exons atggagcaagtaatggagcttcttgacttgattaagggcgtggagcttaggggtgaactggttgcagctagcttcatagtgcgccgcatccagccctgcaaagagagggcccacccggcgttCAACTAcaaag TTGGCCACAAGGAACAAAGGCCTTCAACCGCACCaatccgcctcctcag GGAAGAGgtagtagttgtcgaggaagaaaacaccactagggagataaagaggttgaaatccaccgttgctggagttatgactcaaatcgag gggatagctcgaacagccaagcaacggcaccaactgatgaagaggatggagcccctcgccgaggagaacaagaaactcCGAGAGGCGTTAAATCTTTTGGAAAAGAGTAttaagagggcccagcgcgagtggGACCTTGCGGAGTCTAACTCGCAGGACCTGGAACATCAGAAGGTGGTTCTGTCCGAGCAACTAACGGCTGCATCCAAGCAGCTGAAGAAGAAATCCGAGCAACTGTCGATTGTAACCGAGGAGctaaaaaatatgtccgagcaatTGAGCAAGAAAACCGGAGAGCTCAAAA agcaagatgcagaactcagcCAGCTACGCCAGACTGTTGAGCAAATCCGACAAGATAAAGTGAAAGAGTTGGAGCGAGCAAATAAACTGGCCAAAGAACTGAAAG ATTACCGccataaagccaaggcacagtttgatgtgctggtgcaggaagccaaggtccaaaaagacaacttcaacactgTAACCGCCGTAATAAAACCAGTACTCGACTGCGTTGATATTGAACCGGCACCTTGTCCTGACGGCAGGCAACAAGGGTtagacaccatcatccagagatgcaaggcagcgtgggagaatttcaaaaacttcaaccgcgacgccgttatgaccgccgctactcatgcccttgtggtggttcggtcccactacccgTCTGTCGATATCCAGTTGATAGGGGGCGGGTTCGCCAAGGGGCTGAGCGACGTggaaacccagcagctggaggatgatgttgaagatgcagcaaaaatgcttgtcggcgatatagacctgtttggcaaaACAGAAGGTGTTGGCGAAGCTTAA